In one Lentimicrobium sp. L6 genomic region, the following are encoded:
- a CDS encoding efflux RND transporter permease subunit, which translates to MAEDKGNFFVHRPIVAMVIAIVIVIVGAVMLLGLPIEQYPNLTPPIVQVRGTYTGANALNVEESMATPLEQSINGVDNMIYMKSTNANDGSMSIDISFDVGTDPDMNTVLAQNRVSAATAKLPEAVKKYGVTTEKSLPNILMLVTLTSDGRYDQDFLGNYALINIKDQLARIKGVGRVNVLGASDYSMRIWIKPDRLTQMGLTVPEILNAINEQNVVVPGGKFGAEPAPAGTEFTYTVRLPERFNSPEAFGEIVVRTQSDGSQVKLRDVASIDLGVETYNAFTRLNGETCSIIALYQAPGSNAVELAQNVIAEMDLLKTNFPESVKYDVSLDSTAPITAGIKDIIVTLIIALILVILVVFIFIQDWRATLIPTLAIPVSLVGAFIFFPLLGFTINVLSLLGLVLAIGIVVDDAIVVVEAVQVNISKGMKAKEATLDAMRKVTAPVIATTLVLVAVFIPVAGMAGITGLLYQQFAITIVVSVLVSSVNALTLSPALCSLLLKEPKPYKGPLGWFFAKFNNGMNKTTDAYMSFTSVVTRKLKRSAIFILLISVAAGFFGKLVPGGFIPEEDMGYFFVNIQLPDASSLQRTDVVAKKIEQILMKHPEVEYISTATGFSLLSGAMSSNTGFLFASLKDWSTREKTAKDLIREINGELHVGIKEAQAFAFGPPAIPGLGSGSGFSIMLQDKGGNTPQYLSENMMKFIKEANARPEVGSAFSTFQATVPQRYMDVDKEKALKMGISLSDLYQTVGAFMGGAYVNDFTRFGRLYKTYIQAEPQYRNKESDISNFFIRNNIGEMVPLATIVTIKPIAGPEYTNRFNLFRAVEVTGSPATGFTSAQTMSALEEVAADVLPSDMSYAWNAMSYQEKKASGSLGIILTFSLIFVFLILSAQYESWSLPLSILLGTPFAIFGALFALWVARLGSETFENNIFAQVSFVMLIGMAAKNAILIVEFAKDEFDKGISLVEAALSAARSRFRPILMTAFSFILGVFPLVVATGSGAESRKVMGMALLGGMGLATLLGVFMYPMLFVAIGKLFGYEKQRDRKLALEQEAIKAE; encoded by the coding sequence ATGGCAGAAGATAAAGGAAATTTTTTTGTGCACCGGCCTATTGTTGCAATGGTAATTGCTATTGTGATTGTGATTGTGGGTGCCGTGATGCTTTTAGGATTGCCAATTGAGCAATACCCTAATCTAACTCCACCTATTGTTCAGGTGAGAGGAACATACACAGGAGCCAATGCGCTCAACGTTGAAGAATCAATGGCTACGCCACTAGAGCAGTCGATTAATGGTGTTGACAATATGATTTACATGAAATCTACAAATGCCAATGATGGTAGCATGTCGATAGATATTTCATTTGATGTGGGGACTGATCCTGATATGAACACCGTATTGGCTCAGAACCGTGTTTCTGCTGCTACGGCAAAATTACCCGAAGCAGTTAAGAAATACGGTGTAACCACTGAAAAATCACTTCCGAATATTTTAATGCTGGTAACCTTGACTTCTGATGGTAGATATGATCAGGATTTCCTTGGTAATTATGCTTTAATAAATATTAAAGATCAGTTGGCCAGAATCAAAGGAGTCGGGCGTGTTAATGTTCTTGGAGCCTCAGATTATTCCATGAGAATTTGGATTAAACCTGATAGATTGACCCAGATGGGCTTAACTGTTCCCGAGATTCTTAATGCCATAAACGAACAAAACGTGGTAGTTCCTGGTGGTAAGTTTGGCGCCGAACCTGCTCCTGCAGGAACAGAGTTTACCTACACTGTAAGACTGCCAGAGCGGTTTAATTCACCGGAAGCTTTTGGAGAAATTGTAGTTAGAACCCAATCCGATGGTTCTCAAGTGAAATTGAGAGATGTAGCCTCCATAGATTTAGGAGTGGAAACTTATAATGCTTTTACTAGATTAAATGGCGAAACCTGTTCTATCATTGCTTTGTATCAAGCTCCGGGTTCCAATGCAGTTGAGTTAGCACAAAATGTAATTGCAGAAATGGATCTTCTTAAGACGAACTTTCCAGAGTCTGTAAAATATGATGTGTCTTTAGATTCTACGGCACCAATTACGGCTGGTATTAAAGATATTATAGTTACACTAATCATTGCTTTAATTTTAGTAATTTTAGTGGTATTCATCTTTATACAGGACTGGCGAGCAACCTTAATTCCAACTCTTGCTATACCAGTTTCTTTGGTAGGCGCATTTATATTCTTCCCATTATTAGGTTTCACTATTAATGTACTTTCACTATTAGGACTGGTATTAGCCATTGGTATTGTAGTGGATGATGCTATTGTCGTAGTAGAGGCTGTTCAGGTTAATATTAGCAAAGGCATGAAAGCCAAAGAAGCCACTTTAGATGCCATGCGTAAAGTAACTGCTCCTGTTATTGCAACAACCTTAGTATTGGTCGCAGTTTTTATTCCGGTAGCAGGGATGGCAGGTATTACCGGTTTGCTTTATCAGCAGTTTGCTATTACTATTGTGGTTTCTGTTCTCGTTTCTTCTGTGAACGCACTTACACTTAGTCCGGCTTTATGTTCTCTATTGTTGAAAGAGCCCAAGCCTTATAAAGGTCCTTTGGGATGGTTCTTTGCTAAGTTTAATAACGGAATGAACAAGACAACAGATGCATATATGAGCTTTACTTCAGTTGTAACTCGTAAATTGAAGCGTTCGGCTATATTTATTTTATTAATTTCTGTGGCTGCTGGTTTCTTCGGAAAACTAGTTCCTGGTGGATTTATTCCTGAAGAAGACATGGGATATTTCTTCGTGAATATCCAATTACCAGATGCTTCTTCATTACAAAGAACCGATGTGGTAGCCAAGAAAATTGAGCAGATATTAATGAAGCACCCAGAGGTTGAGTATATATCTACAGCTACGGGATTCTCCCTGTTAAGTGGTGCGATGTCTTCTAATACTGGTTTCCTTTTTGCCAGTTTGAAAGATTGGAGTACCAGAGAGAAAACAGCCAAAGATTTAATTCGTGAAATAAATGGTGAATTACATGTAGGTATAAAAGAGGCTCAGGCTTTTGCTTTTGGTCCTCCAGCTATTCCTGGTTTAGGCAGTGGTTCTGGATTTAGTATCATGTTGCAAGATAAGGGAGGAAATACCCCTCAATACTTATCTGAGAATATGATGAAGTTTATCAAAGAAGCCAATGCTAGACCTGAAGTAGGAAGTGCTTTTTCTACCTTTCAGGCGACTGTTCCGCAGCGTTATATGGATGTTGACAAGGAAAAGGCATTGAAAATGGGAATCAGCTTAAGCGATTTATACCAAACGGTTGGTGCTTTTATGGGTGGTGCTTATGTAAATGACTTTACTCGTTTTGGTCGTTTATATAAAACCTATATTCAAGCAGAACCCCAGTATAGAAACAAAGAATCTGACATCAGTAATTTCTTTATCAGAAATAATATAGGAGAAATGGTGCCATTAGCTACGATTGTTACCATTAAACCTATTGCTGGACCTGAATATACCAATCGATTTAACTTATTTAGAGCTGTTGAGGTTACAGGATCTCCAGCTACAGGATTTACCTCTGCACAAACAATGTCAGCTCTTGAGGAAGTCGCAGCCGATGTATTACCAAGTGACATGAGTTACGCATGGAACGCGATGTCTTATCAAGAAAAGAAAGCTTCAGGTTCCTTAGGTATTATCTTAACCTTTTCTTTAATATTTGTATTCCTTATATTATCAGCTCAATACGAAAGTTGGTCATTGCCATTAAGTATTTTGCTAGGAACTCCATTTGCCATTTTTGGTGCCTTATTTGCACTTTGGGTGGCTCGTTTGGGGAGTGAAACTTTTGAGAATAATATTTTTGCGCAAGTGTCATTTGTGATGCTTATAGGTATGGCAGCTAAAAATGCCATTTTGATTGTGGAGTTTGCAAAGGACGAGTTTGATAAGGGTATTTCTCTAGTTGAAGCGGCTTTAAGTGCGGCTCGTTCTCGTTTCCGACCAATTTTGATGACTGCCTTTAGTTTTATTTTAGGTGTATTTCCATTGGTTGTAGCAACAGGTTCTGGTGCTGAATCTAGAAAAGTGATGGGAATGGCTCTGTTAGGAGGTATGGGATTAGCAACACTTCTAGGAGTGTTTATGTATCCAATGCTTTTTGTAGCTATTGGTAAGTTGTTTGGTTACGAAAAACAACGTGATAGAAAATTAGCATTAGAGCAAGAAGCAATAAAAGCTGAATAG
- a CDS encoding efflux transporter outer membrane subunit — protein sequence MKILKYIIVFGVLTAFLSSCMMGPKFQKIEVESPQAYLGANITTDSINLKWWEIFDDPVLDTLVVHSLIYNKDVLMAAKRIEQARAYYGMTKADMLPVFDISAGASRGNFLGAGNKMSAADNSFYVTPSLSWELDFWGKYRRLSEAAQADLLASEYGMRSMQISLISDLSTLYFELLDYRKRLEISKITVELRKNSLDIIQMRFDEGIVPEIDVNQAEAQWAVASAAVPSYERAVIQTQYALSVLAGENPRLLVQYTNLEDQALPIEIPTGLPSELLRRRPDIAQAEAQFKSQNAQIGAAIAARFPSISITGLFGAASNDLASLTTGGMAWSAGASLLSPLFNFGKNKRRVEVERYKAEEMILNYENVVLYAFKEVEDALINISSYTDELEAREIHFKATANAAKLSALRYDKGVTSYLEVLENERSAFEAELKLTEINQELLNSYVALYKSLGGGWLNSEEEQAYQAEQAK from the coding sequence ATGAAAATATTAAAATATATCATAGTTTTTGGTGTCCTTACAGCTTTTTTAAGCTCTTGTATGATGGGACCAAAATTTCAAAAGATAGAGGTGGAATCACCACAAGCCTACTTGGGAGCAAATATCACCACTGATTCTATTAATTTAAAATGGTGGGAGATTTTCGACGATCCTGTTCTCGATACTCTTGTCGTACATTCCTTAATTTATAATAAGGATGTCTTAATGGCAGCAAAGAGAATTGAACAAGCAAGAGCATATTATGGCATGACAAAAGCCGATATGCTTCCTGTTTTCGATATTTCGGCAGGTGCTTCCAGAGGAAATTTCTTAGGAGCTGGCAATAAAATGTCAGCTGCCGATAATTCGTTTTATGTGACACCTTCGCTTTCTTGGGAACTCGATTTCTGGGGGAAGTATAGGCGGTTAAGCGAAGCTGCTCAGGCAGATCTGTTAGCCTCTGAATATGGAATGAGAAGTATGCAGATTTCTTTAATCTCTGATCTAAGTACTTTGTATTTTGAGCTATTGGATTATAGAAAACGCCTCGAAATTTCTAAGATTACCGTTGAACTCAGAAAGAATTCCTTAGATATAATTCAAATGAGGTTTGATGAGGGAATTGTTCCTGAAATCGATGTGAACCAAGCTGAAGCTCAATGGGCTGTGGCCTCTGCAGCGGTTCCTTCCTACGAAAGAGCAGTTATTCAAACTCAGTACGCATTAAGTGTTTTGGCTGGTGAAAATCCACGATTATTAGTTCAGTATACTAATTTAGAAGATCAGGCTTTACCTATTGAAATACCAACAGGGTTGCCTTCAGAACTGCTAAGAAGACGCCCTGATATTGCACAAGCTGAGGCTCAATTTAAATCACAAAATGCTCAAATTGGTGCAGCTATTGCTGCTCGCTTTCCAAGTATTAGCATTACTGGTTTATTTGGCGCAGCTAGTAACGACTTAGCATCTCTCACTACCGGAGGAATGGCCTGGTCAGCAGGAGCCAGCCTTTTGAGTCCTCTTTTTAATTTTGGAAAAAATAAAAGGAGAGTAGAGGTAGAGAGATATAAAGCTGAAGAAATGATACTCAACTACGAAAATGTAGTATTGTACGCTTTTAAAGAAGTAGAGGACGCATTAATTAATATTTCAAGCTATACTGATGAATTGGAAGCTAGGGAAATTCATTTTAAAGCTACTGCTAACGCTGCTAAATTGAGTGCACTTCGTTATGACAAAGGTGTGACGAGTTATTTGGAAGTTTTAGAGAATGAAAGATCTGCTTTTGAAGCAGA